A DNA window from Pongo abelii isolate AG06213 chromosome 2, NHGRI_mPonAbe1-v2.0_pri, whole genome shotgun sequence contains the following coding sequences:
- the NAA50 gene encoding N-alpha-acetyltransferase 50 produces MKGSRIELGDVTPHNIKQLKRLNQVIFPVSYNDKFYKDVLEVGELAKLAYFNDIAVGAVCCRVDHSQNQKRLYIMTLGCLAPYRRLGIGTKMLNHVLNICEKDGTFDNIYLHVQISNESAIDFYRKFGFEIIETKKNYYKRIEPADAHVLQKNLKVPSGQNADVQKTDN; encoded by the exons TAGCCGGATCGAGCTGGGAGATGTGACACCACACAATATTAAACAGTTGAAAAGATTGAATCAGGTCATCTTTCCAGTCAGCTACAATGACAAGTTCTACAAGGATGTGCTGGAGGTTGGCGAGCTAGCAAAACTTG CCTATTTCAATGATATTGCTGTAGGTGCGGTATGCTGTAGGGTGGATCATTCACAGAATCAGAAGAGACTTTACATCATGACACTAGGATGTCTGGCACCTTACCGAAGGCTAGGAATAG GAACTAAAATGTTAAATCATGTCTTAAACATCTGTGAAAAAGATGGTACTTTTGACAACATTTATCt GCATGTCCAGATCAGCAATGAGTCGGCAATTGACTTCTACAGGAAGTTTGGCTTTGAGATTATTGAGACAAAGAAGAACTACTATAAGAGGATAGAGCCCGCAGATGCTCATGTGCTGCAGAAAAACCTCAAAGTTCCTTCTGGTCAGAATGCAGATGTGCAAAAGACAGACAACTGA
- the NAA50 gene encoding N-alpha-acetyltransferase 50 isoform X1, producing MKGRIELGDVTPHNIKQLKRLNQVIFPVSYNDKFYKDVLEVGELAKLAYFNDIAVGAVCCRVDHSQNQKRLYIMTLGCLAPYRRLGIGTKMLNHVLNICEKDGTFDNIYLHVQISNESAIDFYRKFGFEIIETKKNYYKRIEPADAHVLQKNLKVPSGQNADVQKTDN from the exons CCGGATCGAGCTGGGAGATGTGACACCACACAATATTAAACAGTTGAAAAGATTGAATCAGGTCATCTTTCCAGTCAGCTACAATGACAAGTTCTACAAGGATGTGCTGGAGGTTGGCGAGCTAGCAAAACTTG CCTATTTCAATGATATTGCTGTAGGTGCGGTATGCTGTAGGGTGGATCATTCACAGAATCAGAAGAGACTTTACATCATGACACTAGGATGTCTGGCACCTTACCGAAGGCTAGGAATAG GAACTAAAATGTTAAATCATGTCTTAAACATCTGTGAAAAAGATGGTACTTTTGACAACATTTATCt GCATGTCCAGATCAGCAATGAGTCGGCAATTGACTTCTACAGGAAGTTTGGCTTTGAGATTATTGAGACAAAGAAGAACTACTATAAGAGGATAGAGCCCGCAGATGCTCATGTGCTGCAGAAAAACCTCAAAGTTCCTTCTGGTCAGAATGCAGATGTGCAAAAGACAGACAACTGA